In a genomic window of Longimicrobiaceae bacterium:
- a CDS encoding Vat family streptogramin A O-acetyltransferase — protein sequence MSTTNGPSPAEPHPMAGFPQVCYIRNTVKNPQIFVGEYTYYDDPENSEDFERNVLYLFPFIGDRLVIGKFCAIATGVRFIMNGANHKMSGFSTYPFNIFGGGWERVAPRMDELPNKGDTIVGNDVWLGYEAMVMPGVRIGDGAIVAAWSVVTADVEPYTIVGGNPAKPLRRRFGDDVVAALLEIAWWNWDVEKITRNLESIAGADIGALRRAATDG from the coding sequence ATGAGTACCACGAACGGGCCGAGTCCGGCCGAGCCGCACCCGATGGCGGGGTTTCCGCAGGTCTGCTACATCCGCAACACGGTCAAGAACCCGCAGATCTTCGTCGGGGAGTACACGTACTACGACGATCCCGAGAACTCGGAGGATTTCGAGCGGAACGTGCTGTACCTCTTCCCGTTCATCGGCGACCGGCTGGTGATCGGGAAGTTCTGCGCGATCGCCACGGGCGTGCGGTTCATCATGAACGGCGCAAACCACAAGATGAGCGGCTTCAGCACCTATCCGTTCAACATCTTCGGCGGCGGGTGGGAGCGCGTGGCGCCACGGATGGACGAGCTGCCGAACAAGGGCGACACCATCGTAGGCAACGACGTGTGGCTGGGCTACGAGGCGATGGTGATGCCCGGGGTGCGCATCGGCGATGGAGCCATCGTCGCCGCCTGGTCGGTCGTGACGGCGGACGTGGAGCCGTACACCATCGTGGGCGGCAACCCCGCGAAGCCGCTCCGCCGCCGCTTCGGCGACGACGTGGTCGCCGCGCTGCTGGAGATCGCCTGGTGGAACTGGGACGTGGAGAAGATCACACGAAACCTGGAATCCATCGCCGGCGCCGACATCGGCGCTCTCCGCCGGGCAGCGACGGACGGCTGA
- a CDS encoding NAD(P)-binding domain-containing protein, with protein sequence MRRIGIIGAGISGLVTAKTFLEEGYEVAVFETESEVGGVWARSRRYPGMATQNPRDTYAFSDFAMPRSYPEFPTGAQVQAYLAAYADRYGVTPCVRFGTRVDEVRAEGDGWVMRTSPVDGAGGRREAHHVDYVVVANGVFNAPFIPRTPGLDEFRAAGGTVLHTSQVGDGEALRGKRVVVVGSAKSATDVAAAAANLGARTTMVFRRAGWKMPKKWFGMVPLRYVLTTRSAESLFRYRTLRGGERVLHTVGRPLVWAFWRGVEAMLRATQGLDRCGMRPGDPVEQFVGCTLSLETDGFFPMVHEGRIRPVRGTVREARPGAVELDTGETVEADVVVFGTGFRQEVPFLPADVRARIVDDAGVFHLYRNLVHPDVPILGFVGYNSSLYSQLTSEIGARWLAEHFRGDLKLPARDRMLREVRERLEWLHTERPRGTASGTCLIPFNFHYINDLLADMGARTRRAPLNPVREFLLPVDPSLYKDLKAELDLKRVAPAPAPRGIPARTTDTASAM encoded by the coding sequence ATGCGGCGCATCGGCATCATCGGGGCGGGCATCAGCGGGCTGGTGACGGCCAAGACGTTCCTGGAGGAAGGATACGAGGTGGCCGTCTTCGAGACGGAAAGCGAGGTGGGGGGCGTCTGGGCGCGGTCGCGGCGCTACCCCGGCATGGCGACGCAGAACCCGCGCGACACCTACGCGTTCTCGGACTTCGCCATGCCGCGCTCGTACCCGGAGTTCCCCACGGGCGCGCAGGTGCAGGCGTACCTGGCCGCGTACGCGGACCGGTACGGCGTCACGCCGTGCGTCCGCTTCGGAACGCGGGTGGACGAGGTGCGCGCCGAGGGCGACGGCTGGGTGATGCGCACCTCTCCGGTCGATGGCGCCGGCGGGCGGCGCGAGGCGCACCACGTGGACTACGTCGTGGTGGCGAACGGGGTCTTCAACGCGCCGTTCATCCCCCGCACGCCCGGGCTGGACGAGTTCCGCGCGGCCGGCGGCACGGTGCTCCACACCAGCCAGGTCGGCGACGGCGAGGCGCTGCGGGGCAAGCGCGTCGTCGTCGTCGGCTCCGCCAAGTCCGCGACCGACGTGGCGGCCGCCGCGGCGAACCTGGGCGCGCGGACGACGATGGTGTTCCGGCGCGCGGGGTGGAAGATGCCGAAGAAGTGGTTCGGCATGGTGCCGCTGCGCTACGTGCTCACCACGCGCTCGGCCGAGTCGCTCTTCCGCTACCGGACGCTTCGGGGCGGCGAGCGCGTGCTCCACACCGTGGGGCGCCCGCTCGTCTGGGCCTTCTGGCGCGGCGTGGAGGCCATGCTGCGCGCCACCCAGGGGCTGGACCGCTGCGGAATGCGCCCGGGCGACCCCGTGGAGCAGTTCGTGGGCTGCACGCTGAGCCTGGAGACCGACGGCTTCTTCCCCATGGTGCACGAGGGCCGCATCCGCCCCGTGCGCGGCACCGTTCGCGAGGCGCGGCCCGGCGCGGTGGAGCTGGACACGGGCGAGACGGTGGAGGCGGACGTGGTGGTCTTCGGCACCGGCTTCCGGCAGGAGGTGCCGTTCCTGCCAGCGGACGTGCGCGCCCGTATTGTGGACGACGCGGGCGTCTTCCACCTCTACCGCAACCTGGTGCACCCGGACGTGCCCATCCTGGGCTTCGTGGGCTACAACAGCAGCCTCTACTCGCAGCTCACGTCCGAGATCGGGGCGCGGTGGCTGGCGGAGCATTTCCGCGGCGACCTGAAGCTCCCCGCGCGCGACCGCATGCTGCGCGAGGTGCGGGAGCGGCTGGAGTGGCTGCACACCGAGCGGCCGCGGGGCACCGCCAGCGGCACGTGCCTCATCCCCTTCAACTTCCACTACATCAACGACCTGCTGGCCGACATGGGCGCCCGCACCCGCCGCGCGCCGCTCAACCCGGTGCGCGAGTTCCTGCTGCCGGTGGACCCGTCGCTGTACAAGGACCTCAAGGCGGAGCTGGACCTCAAGCGCGTGGCTCCCGCGCCCGCACCGCGCGGCATCCCCGCGCGCACCACCGACACCGCGTCCGCCATGTAG
- a CDS encoding nitrilase-related carbon-nitrogen hydrolase gives MPRVVKCGLIQATNACSTDLPVDQIREANLAKHVELLEEAGRQGVQIICMQEIFTGPYFCAEQSTKWYDATERIPEGPTTKLMQEIAAKHRMVIVVPIYEEETTGVYYNTAAVIDADGSYLGKYRKNHIPHCAPGFWEKFYFKPGNMGYPVFKTAYADIGVYICYDRHFPEGARALGLNGAEIVFNPSATVAGLSEYLWKLEQPAHAVANAYFVGAINRVGTEAPWNIGEFYGQSYFCSPRGQMLAVGSRDQTELIVADLDLDQIREVRNTWQFFRDRRPETYEDLVEL, from the coding sequence ATGCCCCGTGTTGTGAAGTGCGGCCTGATCCAGGCCACGAACGCCTGCTCCACCGACCTGCCGGTCGATCAGATCCGCGAAGCCAACCTCGCCAAGCACGTGGAGCTTCTGGAAGAGGCCGGGCGCCAGGGTGTGCAGATCATCTGCATGCAGGAGATCTTCACCGGCCCGTACTTCTGCGCCGAGCAGTCCACCAAGTGGTACGACGCGACCGAGCGCATCCCCGAAGGCCCAACCACGAAGCTGATGCAGGAGATCGCCGCCAAGCACCGGATGGTGATCGTGGTGCCGATCTACGAGGAGGAGACGACGGGCGTCTACTACAACACCGCCGCGGTGATCGACGCGGACGGCTCGTACCTGGGCAAGTACCGGAAGAACCACATCCCGCACTGCGCGCCCGGCTTCTGGGAGAAGTTCTACTTCAAGCCCGGCAACATGGGCTACCCGGTGTTCAAGACGGCGTATGCGGACATCGGCGTGTACATCTGCTACGACCGGCACTTCCCCGAGGGCGCGCGGGCGCTGGGCCTGAACGGGGCGGAGATCGTGTTCAACCCGTCCGCCACGGTCGCCGGCCTCTCGGAGTACCTGTGGAAGCTGGAGCAGCCGGCGCACGCGGTGGCGAACGCGTACTTCGTGGGCGCCATCAACCGGGTGGGCACCGAGGCGCCGTGGAACATCGGCGAGTTCTACGGCCAGAGCTACTTCTGCAGCCCGCGCGGGCAGATGCTGGCGGTGGGCTCGCGCGACCAGACGGAGCTCATCGTAGCGGACCTGGACCTGGACCAGATCCGCGAGGTGCGCAACACCTGGCAGTTCTTCCGCGACCGTCGCCCGGAGACGTACGAGGATCTGGTGGAGCTGTAA
- the purE gene encoding 5-(carboxyamino)imidazole ribonucleotide mutase, whose protein sequence is MSQPRVGIIMGSRSDRETMDEAARVLDELGIAYEMEVVSAHRTPDRMFEYAAAAEGRGLEVIIAGAGGAAHLPGMTAAKTVLPVIGVPVLSSTLNGIDSLLSIVQMPRGVPVATVAIGKAGAANAGLLAARILGTRDEAVRAKLHDHAARMAEEALQPAPAPVGG, encoded by the coding sequence TTGAGCCAGCCACGCGTGGGCATCATCATGGGCAGCCGGTCGGACCGGGAGACGATGGATGAGGCCGCCCGCGTCCTGGACGAGCTGGGGATCGCGTACGAGATGGAGGTCGTCTCCGCGCACCGCACGCCCGACCGGATGTTCGAGTACGCCGCCGCCGCCGAAGGGCGCGGGCTGGAGGTGATCATCGCGGGGGCGGGCGGCGCGGCGCACCTGCCGGGGATGACGGCCGCGAAGACGGTGCTGCCGGTGATCGGCGTTCCCGTGCTCTCGTCCACGCTCAACGGCATCGACTCGCTGCTCTCCATCGTGCAGATGCCGCGCGGCGTGCCCGTCGCCACCGTCGCCATCGGCAAGGCGGGCGCTGCCAACGCAGGCCTGCTCGCCGCCCGCATCCTGGGCACGCGAGACGAAGCCGTGCGCGCGAAGCTGCACGACCACGCCGCGCGCATGGCCGAAGAAGCGCTCCAGCCGGCGCCGGCCCCGGTGGGCGGATGA
- a CDS encoding NCS1 family nucleobase:cation symporter-1, producing MSVISPGAVAAPSEFVETHEDLSGSKLWNEDLAPTPLSRRTWSTYNIAAMWIGMSVVITTYTLASGLMEEGMTWWQAMLTILLGNCVVLVPMILNAHAGTKYGISFPVMCRAAFGTVGANVPAMLRAVVACGWFGIQTWIGALALDSLMAAAWPGWQSLAAGKAIAFAAFWLLEVAIIARGVEGIKHLGSLAAPVLMTGATAILIWAVIHGGGLGHILNESQRLQKGHGDFWALFPAALTANVGYWATLSLNIPDFTRYAKSQRSQALGQAMGLPTTMTAFAFIGVAVTSATIVMYGHAIWDPIEVVARIGSKAVIIAGALVVLAAQLHTNMAANVVSPANDFSNLSPRRISYVTGGLITAVIGILMMPWKLYSDASAYIFTWLIGYSSLMGALGGILIADYWVLRKQKLDLADLFRENGRYSYRGGWNPRAMVALVVAILPVVPGFIRAAMTPGGRVANPNFFDHLYTYAWFVTFIISFVLYLALMRGRRDAQPA from the coding sequence ATGAGCGTGATCTCACCCGGCGCGGTCGCCGCGCCGAGCGAATTCGTAGAGACGCACGAGGACCTGTCCGGCAGCAAGCTGTGGAACGAGGACCTGGCGCCCACGCCGCTCTCCCGGCGCACGTGGAGCACCTACAACATCGCGGCGATGTGGATCGGCATGTCGGTGGTCATCACCACCTACACGCTGGCGTCGGGGCTGATGGAGGAGGGGATGACGTGGTGGCAGGCGATGCTCACTATCCTCCTGGGCAACTGCGTCGTCCTCGTGCCCATGATCCTGAACGCGCACGCCGGGACGAAGTACGGCATCAGCTTCCCGGTGATGTGCCGCGCCGCGTTCGGCACGGTCGGCGCGAACGTGCCGGCGATGCTCAGGGCCGTCGTCGCGTGCGGATGGTTCGGCATCCAGACGTGGATCGGCGCGCTGGCGCTGGACTCGCTGATGGCGGCGGCGTGGCCGGGCTGGCAGTCGCTGGCGGCAGGCAAGGCGATCGCGTTCGCGGCGTTCTGGCTGCTGGAGGTGGCGATCATCGCCCGCGGCGTGGAGGGCATCAAGCACCTGGGCAGCCTCGCGGCGCCCGTGCTGATGACGGGCGCGACGGCCATCCTGATCTGGGCCGTGATCCACGGCGGCGGGCTGGGCCACATCCTCAACGAGAGCCAGCGGCTGCAGAAGGGGCACGGCGACTTCTGGGCGCTGTTCCCCGCAGCGCTCACGGCGAACGTGGGCTACTGGGCCACGCTCAGCCTCAACATCCCGGACTTCACGCGCTACGCGAAGAGCCAGCGCTCGCAGGCGCTGGGGCAGGCGATGGGCCTGCCGACCACGATGACGGCGTTCGCCTTCATCGGCGTGGCGGTGACGAGCGCGACCATCGTCATGTACGGGCACGCCATCTGGGATCCCATCGAGGTCGTCGCCCGCATCGGCTCGAAGGCGGTGATCATCGCGGGGGCGCTGGTGGTGCTGGCGGCACAGCTGCACACCAACATGGCGGCCAACGTCGTCAGCCCCGCGAACGACTTCTCCAACCTGAGCCCGCGCCGCATCAGCTACGTCACGGGCGGGCTGATCACCGCCGTGATCGGCATCCTGATGATGCCGTGGAAGCTGTACTCGGATGCGTCGGCGTACATCTTCACCTGGCTGATCGGCTACTCCAGCCTGATGGGCGCGCTGGGCGGCATCCTCATCGCCGACTACTGGGTGCTGCGCAAGCAGAAGCTGGACCTGGCCGACCTGTTCCGCGAGAACGGCCGCTACAGCTACCGCGGCGGCTGGAACCCGCGGGCGATGGTGGCGCTCGTCGTGGCCATCCTTCCCGTCGTGCCCGGCTTCATCCGCGCGGCCATGACGCCCGGCGGCCGCGTGGCCAATCCCAACTTCTTCGACCACCTGTACACGTACGCCTGGTTCGTGACCTTCATCATCAGCTTCGTGCTGTACCTGGCGCTCATGCGCGGCCGGCGCGACGCCCAGCCCGCGTAG
- a CDS encoding nucleotide pyrophosphohydrolase codes for MQISEIQKQVDAYIGQFKEGYFPPLVNLARLTEEVGELARELNHRYGPKKKKADEPDGDVALELADVLFVVIVLANQMEIDLEEAVRRTLTKYEVRDAERWERK; via the coding sequence ATGCAGATCAGCGAGATACAGAAGCAGGTGGATGCGTACATCGGCCAGTTCAAGGAAGGCTACTTCCCGCCGCTGGTGAACCTGGCACGCCTCACCGAGGAGGTGGGCGAGCTGGCGCGCGAGCTGAACCACCGGTACGGGCCCAAGAAGAAGAAGGCCGACGAGCCCGACGGCGACGTGGCGCTGGAGCTGGCCGACGTCCTCTTCGTCGTGATCGTCCTTGCGAACCAGATGGAGATCGACCTGGAAGAAGCCGTTCGCCGCACGCTCACCAAGTACGAGGTCCGCGACGCCGAGCGCTGGGAACGGAAGTAG
- a CDS encoding sigma-54 dependent transcriptional regulator, with product MNPTVFIIDDDPDQVALVTAQIERTRRFATKSFSRAEAALEALLSDPPDAVVCDLVMPGMDGIEFTRRVREVHKTLPIIIATARGTEGDAERALRAGATDFVAKPIEPRSLITRISRSVEDVPAREILTSAVRAKFDPHGIIGHHPLITEVREFVDNVASVPHVSALLLGESGTGKNMVARAIHAASLAASYRFVEINCAALPANLLEGELFGYEKGSFTDAKQAKKGLVEVADNGTLFLDEIGSMPLELQAKLLTFLEGRSFRRIGSTREMSVNLRVVAATNVDIQAEVARGAFREDLYYRLNVASQVLPPLRAIRSDIPAIADHFLKRASEYFAKPLPAIDAAGMERLQKYDWPGNARELRNIIERSMIFSKGPVVRIAELQSAAAPPPADGLHVPRGLTLDEVERLYIDSTLRELGGNVTAAARQLGISRKVLWQRRKRHGLSDEVA from the coding sequence ATGAACCCCACCGTCTTCATCATCGACGACGACCCGGACCAGGTCGCCCTCGTCACGGCACAGATCGAGAGGACGCGCCGGTTCGCCACCAAGAGCTTCTCGCGCGCCGAGGCGGCGCTCGAGGCGCTGCTCTCGGACCCGCCGGACGCGGTGGTGTGCGACCTGGTGATGCCGGGGATGGACGGCATCGAGTTCACGCGGCGCGTGCGAGAGGTGCACAAGACGCTGCCCATCATCATCGCCACGGCGCGCGGCACCGAGGGCGACGCGGAGCGCGCGCTGCGGGCGGGGGCCACGGACTTCGTGGCCAAGCCCATCGAGCCGCGCTCGCTCATCACCCGCATCTCGCGCTCGGTCGAGGACGTGCCGGCGCGCGAGATCCTGACCAGCGCGGTGCGCGCCAAGTTCGACCCGCACGGCATCATCGGCCACCACCCGCTCATCACCGAGGTGCGCGAGTTCGTGGACAACGTGGCGTCGGTGCCGCACGTGTCGGCGCTGCTGCTGGGCGAGAGCGGCACGGGCAAGAACATGGTGGCCCGCGCCATCCACGCGGCGAGCCTGGCGGCCAGCTACCGCTTCGTGGAGATCAACTGCGCGGCGCTGCCGGCCAACCTGCTGGAAGGCGAGCTGTTCGGCTACGAGAAGGGCTCGTTCACCGACGCGAAGCAGGCCAAGAAGGGCCTGGTGGAGGTCGCGGACAACGGCACGCTCTTCCTGGACGAGATCGGGTCGATGCCGCTGGAGCTGCAGGCCAAGCTGCTCACCTTCCTGGAGGGCCGCAGCTTCCGGCGCATCGGCAGCACGCGGGAGATGTCGGTGAACCTGCGCGTGGTGGCCGCGACCAACGTGGACATCCAGGCCGAGGTGGCGCGCGGCGCCTTCCGCGAGGACCTGTACTACCGCCTGAACGTGGCGAGCCAGGTGCTGCCGCCGCTGCGCGCCATCCGCTCCGACATCCCCGCCATCGCCGACCACTTCCTGAAGCGCGCCTCGGAATACTTCGCCAAGCCGCTGCCCGCCATTGACGCGGCGGGCATGGAGCGGCTGCAGAAGTACGACTGGCCGGGCAACGCGCGCGAGCTGCGCAACATCATCGAGCGGTCGATGATCTTCAGCAAAGGCCCCGTCGTGCGCATCGCCGAGCTCCAGTCGGCCGCGGCGCCGCCGCCGGCCGACGGGCTGCACGTGCCGCGCGGGCTCACGCTGGACGAGGTGGAGCGGCTGTACATCGACTCCACGCTGCGCGAGCTGGGCGGCAACGTGACCGCCGCCGCGCGCCAGCTCGGCATCTCCCGCAAGGTGCTCTGGCAGCGCCGCAAGCGCCACGGCCTCTCGGACGAAGTGGCCTGA
- a CDS encoding LLM class flavin-dependent oxidoreductase: MEIGVYTFAEVTPGVRGDAVDAPAQRLKELLEEIELADQVGLDVFGVGEHHRADYAVSAPAVVLGAAAARTKRIRLTSAVTVLSSDDPVRVFQDFSTVDLLSGGRAEIMAGRGSFVESFPLFGYDLGDYDELFAEKLDLLLKLRESERVTWSGEHRAVIDDLGVYPRPVQEPIPVWLAVGGTPQSVVRAGTLGLPLALAIIGGQPERFAGLIEMYREAGRRAGHDASKLRVGINSHAFVGDSSQGAADTFFPPYAAVMTRIGRERGWPPTTRAQFDAGRALRGALVVGSVQEVIDKILFQHEIFRHDRFLAQLTVGVMPHAQVMRAIELLGTEVAPVVRRETASDPPSPDPPSSD; the protein is encoded by the coding sequence ATGGAGATCGGCGTCTACACTTTCGCGGAGGTCACGCCGGGTGTGCGCGGGGACGCGGTGGACGCGCCCGCGCAACGGCTGAAGGAGCTGCTGGAAGAGATCGAGCTGGCGGACCAGGTCGGCCTGGACGTGTTCGGTGTGGGCGAGCACCACCGGGCGGACTACGCCGTCTCCGCGCCCGCCGTGGTGCTCGGCGCCGCGGCGGCGCGCACGAAGCGCATCCGCCTGACCAGCGCGGTGACCGTGCTCAGCTCCGACGATCCCGTGCGCGTCTTCCAGGACTTCTCCACGGTGGATCTGCTCTCCGGCGGGCGCGCGGAGATCATGGCGGGCCGCGGCTCGTTCGTGGAGTCGTTCCCGCTCTTCGGCTACGACCTGGGCGACTATGACGAGCTGTTCGCGGAGAAGCTGGACCTGCTGCTGAAGCTGCGGGAGAGCGAGCGCGTGACGTGGTCCGGCGAGCACCGGGCGGTGATCGACGACCTGGGTGTCTACCCTCGCCCGGTGCAGGAGCCCATCCCGGTGTGGCTTGCCGTGGGCGGCACGCCGCAGAGCGTGGTCCGCGCCGGAACGCTGGGCCTGCCGCTGGCTCTCGCCATCATCGGCGGGCAGCCGGAGCGGTTCGCGGGGCTCATCGAGATGTACCGTGAGGCCGGCCGCCGGGCGGGGCATGACGCGTCGAAGCTGCGCGTCGGCATCAACTCGCACGCGTTCGTCGGCGATTCGTCGCAAGGCGCGGCCGACACGTTCTTCCCACCGTACGCGGCGGTGATGACGCGCATTGGGCGGGAGCGCGGGTGGCCGCCGACCACGCGCGCGCAGTTCGACGCGGGCCGGGCGCTGCGGGGCGCGCTCGTGGTGGGTAGCGTGCAGGAAGTGATCGACAAGATCCTCTTCCAGCACGAGATCTTCCGCCACGACCGCTTCCTCGCGCAGCTCACCGTGGGCGTCATGCCGCACGCGCAGGTCATGCGCGCCATCGAGCTTCTCGGCACCGAAGTCGCCCCCGTCGTCCGCCGCGAGACGGCGAGCGACCCGCCATCGCCCGATCCGCCATCCAGCGACTGA
- a CDS encoding thioesterase family protein translates to MVDEMEIEVRSTELDALGHVNNAKYLEYLEWGRFEWVKAAGVPIDSFGRGGVGTVIVNVNINYRREATMGQRLTVRTWLASMGRSSFRIAQEVVDAEGRTVCDAVVTSAMFDTRTRASMPIPDDLRAKFGALVRATDGDAADRTPAGG, encoded by the coding sequence ATGGTCGACGAGATGGAGATCGAGGTGCGGTCCACGGAGCTGGATGCGCTGGGGCACGTGAACAACGCCAAGTACCTGGAATACCTGGAGTGGGGGCGCTTCGAATGGGTGAAGGCGGCGGGCGTGCCCATCGACTCGTTCGGGCGCGGCGGCGTGGGCACGGTCATCGTCAACGTGAACATCAACTACCGCCGGGAAGCCACGATGGGCCAGCGGCTCACCGTGCGCACCTGGCTGGCCAGCATGGGCCGGAGCTCGTTCCGCATCGCGCAGGAGGTGGTGGATGCGGAAGGGCGAACGGTGTGCGACGCCGTCGTCACCTCCGCGATGTTCGACACACGGACCCGCGCGAGCATGCCCATCCCCGACGACCTGCGCGCGAAGTTCGGAGCGCTTGTCCGCGCCACGGACGGCGACGCGGCGGATCGAACGCCTGCGGGTGGCTGA
- a CDS encoding 5-(carboxyamino)imidazole ribonucleotide synthase, with protein MRTILPGSTVGVVGGGQLGRMLAMEARRMGYRTLVLDPSPDSPAAQVADEQLRAPLDDHDAAHELARRSDVVTLEWENADVGTLRELEEIVPVRPGPHVLQVCQHRVNEKDAVRRLGIATAPYRAVVTREDLDRALADVGTPAVLKTARGGYDGKGQAVIRTPDQADAAFAALAAPGRKLILEGFVPFRMEVSVVCARTPAGQIASFPVAENLHRNGILDTCVVPAPIAPELAREARRIAEALAEELDVAGLLAVEMFVDGDDRLLVNEMAPRPHNSGHYTWEACAVSQFEQQLRAVCGLPLGSTELLRPAAMVNLLGEDGGTGLGDPRVVEALGVPEVALHLYGKPEARPGRKMGHLTALGADAAEALARARRARQLIRGGR; from the coding sequence ATGCGCACCATCCTTCCCGGCTCCACCGTGGGCGTGGTGGGCGGCGGGCAGCTGGGCCGCATGCTCGCCATGGAGGCGCGGCGGATGGGCTACCGCACCCTCGTGCTCGACCCGTCGCCGGACTCCCCCGCCGCGCAGGTCGCCGACGAGCAGCTCCGCGCGCCGCTGGACGACCACGACGCCGCGCACGAGCTAGCCCGCCGCTCCGACGTGGTCACGCTGGAGTGGGAGAACGCCGACGTGGGCACGCTGCGCGAGCTGGAAGAGATCGTGCCCGTGCGCCCGGGCCCGCACGTCCTTCAGGTCTGCCAGCACCGCGTGAACGAGAAGGACGCCGTGCGCCGCCTGGGCATCGCCACCGCGCCGTACCGCGCCGTGGTCACCCGCGAGGACCTGGACCGCGCCCTGGCGGACGTGGGCACACCCGCCGTGCTCAAGACCGCGCGCGGCGGCTACGACGGCAAGGGCCAGGCGGTCATCCGCACGCCCGACCAGGCCGACGCCGCCTTTGCCGCCCTCGCCGCCCCCGGCCGCAAGCTGATCCTGGAGGGCTTCGTGCCCTTCCGCATGGAAGTCTCCGTCGTCTGCGCCCGCACGCCCGCCGGGCAGATCGCATCCTTCCCCGTCGCCGAGAACCTGCACCGCAACGGCATCCTGGACACGTGCGTGGTCCCCGCGCCCATCGCGCCCGAGCTGGCGCGCGAGGCCCGCCGCATCGCCGAGGCGCTGGCCGAGGAGCTGGACGTGGCCGGCCTGCTCGCCGTGGAGATGTTCGTCGACGGCGACGACCGGCTGCTGGTGAACGAGATGGCGCCGCGGCCGCACAACTCCGGGCACTACACCTGGGAAGCCTGCGCCGTCTCGCAGTTCGAGCAGCAGCTGCGCGCCGTCTGCGGCCTGCCGCTGGGCTCCACCGAGCTGCTGCGCCCCGCGGCGATGGTGAACCTGCTGGGCGAGGACGGCGGCACCGGCCTGGGCGACCCGCGCGTCGTCGAAGCGCTGGGCGTGCCCGAGGTCGCGCTGCACCTGTACGGCAAGCCCGAGGCGCGCCCCGGCCGCAAGATGGGGCACCTCACCGCCCTGGGCGCCGACGCCGCCGAGGCGCTCGCCCGCGCGCGCCGCGCCCGCCAGCTCATTCGCGGAGGCCGCTGA